A stretch of DNA from Coccidioides posadasii str. Silveira chromosome 1, complete sequence:
AGGTGGCGTTCGGCAAGGCGACGACGTTCATTGTATCTGCATGGTCTAGATCAACATGTGCAATTTCAAACAGGAGTCTCCGGTAGTACACCTGAACATACATCCACCTCCCTGAAGTGTACTCGAACAGATCATCCTTGTTTCCCATGCCTTCTTCAGCCGCAACTTGCGATGGGCGTGTTTCGCCGGCACACCTCAGTGAGAACAGGCGGTGAAAATTTCTGTTCACGAATCTAAGCCGGCGTGTGTGCAGCAATGGCCCACGAGTAGTCATGGCTTTACTGTGCCATCCGATGTGATGTCTTGGTGCCTTTGAGTTGAGGTCAAAGGGCCACGACATGGGCAAATGCCAAGCAAAAAATGTTTAGAGCGGAATAGTTGAAACCCCTGATCAACAAATATATTATATATCTAGGAAGATTTGGGATATCTTTTCAGGTTTATAAATGTGGAGGGAAACCATTATGgtatagaaaccattatGCAGTCCTTTACCCAGCAGAAGACCTTCTTATAGTGTAGAATAACAGACCCCAGCATCTGTATAATCAGTTATTAACTGATTGGTAACTAATTAGCAAATGATTGTGTTACTCACTGTTGTGTACTCAGGCAGGACAATCTCTTCACTGGCAACACTCTCAAGATACTGTTGGTAGTAGGCCTATCAATTCAATCATTTTTTATCAATTTTTATCAGATTCCATCAACACATTATCGCATAAATGAGTCGTCTTTCCCCGGGggcccggggggggggggggggggggggggggggggcggGCTTTGGAAATGCTTGGTAAAggtaagaaaaaaattcttACGTGACTGTTTTTCTAGAGGTGCGCTGTGCTTAATAAGCGTCACGTGACTTTTACGAGGTCCACCTTGGCTTACATAAGGGTTCCGGGTCATTGTCCTGGCGAATTTGCGACGGTGAAAGACAGATGCGTGTACGTGAACCGGACAAAATGGCCGACTCAGCTTCGAATCCGTCGTCTCCTCGCGGAAAGCGGAAACTCAATGCAGATGTCGAACCCTCGAGCGGCGCCACAGATGCCCAAAGTAAGAAGCCTCGTGTCATAGGCCCGATTATGCCGCCGGCGCATATGGTGCCTCAAGCTGATTCGGAGGACGaaaacaacagcagcagcagcagcagtagcagcgatgatgacgatgatggcTATGGGCCTACTCTACCGCCGGCCAAAGGGGATTCTGTGGCGCAAGGAGAGAATGATATGTCGGATGAAAGTGACTCAGTAGGCCCATCGGCACCTCCAGCCTCGGAGCCGACCAAGCGTGACGACTGGATGCTGCGCCCGCCGGACCAGCTGGATTTCTCGTCCAGGGTTGACCCTACAAAATTGCGCAGTCGGAAGTTTAATACTGGAAGAGCCGCCAACGCCCCGACTGGCAAGGCGGTCGCGTCGACGTGGACGGAGACGGCTgaggagaagagaaagcgCTTGGAAAACGAGGTGATGGGGATACAGGCTCCCGCGCCCTCTGGCGAATCCAAACCGCAAGCCGAAGATCCATCGAGGAAGATTTCAGAGCAGGTGAAAGAATATAATGTATGCTTGTTCCTCCCCGTTTGGTTTCAGGGGCTCTTTTCCTTGTGTCAGGCATATTGACAAATATACAGGAAAAAATTCGAAACAAATCGCTCTACTCAAAGCACCAGACAAAGGCGTCTGACATTGAGAAAGACGATCCGAGTGCACGACCGTTTGACAAGGAAAAGGACATTCGTGGCCCGACCAGAATCAATCATGCGCAACGCCGAGAATTGCTCAACAAGTCTTCTTCGAATATCTCCTCTCGCTTTTCCGGAGGAAAGTTTCTCTGAGAGAAAGCCTTTTAGGGTGATTTTGAAAAAAAATCATATCAGGTTGTCCATGATCCCCGATGGACAAAAGGCGGGACAGGCCATCGACTATTTGTTCTAGGCTCCTGGCTTTATATCCGAGCTCAAGTGCTCGAGTACCCCTTCAGTCAGGGCGCGGGTGGAAACAAGTCCCCTACAATAGGCGCATTTGGGTCAGTTATGTAGTGAGAGGTACGTCTGGAGCAGGCACGAGCGCTTATTTCGACACGCCCAGGACGAACTTTAACCGGCCATCTAGGCGTTCTTCATGTCGGCCAACGCATCTACGCTATGCCAACTCCGTTGCCCAGCAAGAAGTCATAACTACACCATCGACTGCTACCAGAAATGACTTATCTCGGACCGCGGAGTTGAGTCGGTGTATGTACAGCACAATTGTGGCATTATCGAGAATGAAAGCTCCCTCGTGCTACACCAACTTGAGAGGATCTAATCAGGGGTTTGCAAAACGATGTCTATTGAAACGCTGTCACGTCTATGTAAACTAAAGCTGCATCATAGATCAGTAAATGAACGCCAACTTTCGGCATGTAGTGGAAAAGTTTATCTGACGCTGGTCATGGAAACGATCCAACTGTCAGTCGATCTCCATGGCATCATATAGTGGATCATCAGGCTCGTTGGTATGGATGTTCCTCCACGGTGTGGCATGTATGCATGTATCGTCGAGGCCCGATGAATTCgtctcttcctcctcttcggCTTCTTTCGCATCTGCGAGACTCTTCTCCCTTGCCCGCCCTCTCGCATCTGCGATCACTGATCGGACCCTATCTTCCTCTTCAGGTATGCTTAGCGAACGAGGTATGCGATAAAGTACAAGCTCATTGTCAGGTTTGGGGTTGAGAACCGACTTCGGGATCGCCATGAGTTTCTTCTCGATCTCGGGGAGGAATTCGATAGCGTGGTCCTTTTCCTCGGCCTCTATCTCCGCTATTTCGCTTTCTAGATCATTAATGTACACTCTTGTTTTCGTATCATCGATTTGCATCCCATCTTCGTTGAACTTGCAAGCACGTCGGGCCGTGGGAAGAGCAGCGGGATGAGCGGCCGGGGTGGCGACATGCCCGGCGGCGTCTGGAGCTCCGAGGACTCGTCCTAGAAGAGGCGAATGAGTCGGCTTTGCGAATCTTCTACGAATAACCCGCGGAGCAGAGGAAATACGTACCAATGCGAAGGCGCCCAAACCTCTTGGTCAGCGGTTGTTCTCCTTCGAGCTCATCGTCAGCTCGACGTTTCTGTCCATGAAGCTCAGCTCTCCCCACAGCCGCCATCCGTGCGCCATCAATTCGCTAATGGATCGCCTCCCAATCAAAAATTTTTAATCTTCTCTAGGGTCTCTTTCTCCCTTGTTCTGATCGGATGCAAAGTGCAAGAATAGCACCACACCAAATTCATTGCTTTCTATGTCGGTTTGAATGTTGAGTGGGAGGAGTTCTTTGGGTGTGTTGGCGAATCGGCGCGCCGCCGGTTCGACTCGAAAGTTCTTCTCGCCATCGACGACTTTCCAccccgccgccgccgccatCGCCATCCCTCTCTTTTCTCGCAACAAATTCGTCCCTCTCCGCCCATACCCCTTCACGCTGCTCAAAATGGCGTCCTCTACCTCCAATCCCTCGCAAAATGAAGTAGAATGGCCTGCCATCAAAGTTCGTGATACATTTCTCGATTTCTTCAAGAAAAATGGCCATACATTTGGTGAGTCCCGCCCGCTTTCCCCGCGCCCGCTCAGTCACCTTTTCCAAACGCCTGCTAACTTTTGTTCCTACGTCCAGTGCCGTCGTCATCGGTCGTTCCACTATCGGATCCTACCTTGCTCTTTGCGAATGCGGGAATGAATCAATATAAATCCATATTCCTGGGCACGGTTGATCCAAATTCGGATTTCGCGCAGTTGAAACGTGCACATAACTCTCAGAAGGTCCATCATCCGCGCACGATGTTGTGTTGACACTAATGCTAACTCATGGAAATAGTGTATACGCGCTGGCGGAAAGCACAATGTATGTTATCACATCAAACACACCAATATCAAGACTTTTGGCTAACCCCCTTAGGACCTTGATGACGTTGGGAAGGACAGCTATCACCACGTAGGCGACCCCTCTACACCACCTTTCATGCTGAGACCTGTCCGTTATACTGATATTTCTTTCGGTTAGACTTTCTTCGAGATGTTAGGCAACTGGAGTTTTGGCGACTACTTCAAGAAAGAAGCCATCGAATACTCATGGGAGCTTCTCACCAAAGTTTATGGCCTGGAGCCAGACCGTCTATACGTGACGTATTTTGAAGGTAACAAGGATGCCGGTATCGAACCCGACTTGGAAACGAAAGATTTGTGGCTATCGGTCGGCGTGAAAGAAGATCACATCCTTTCCGGAAATATGAAGGATAACTTCTGGGAGATGGGAGACCAGGGACCATGCGGACCGTGCAGCGAAGTCCATTACGACAGAATTGGTGGTCGTAACGCTGCCCATCTCGTCAACATGGATGATCCTAATGTTCTGGAAATTTGGAATAACGTTTTCATACAATATAACCGCGAGTCTGAATCGATCCTTCGCCCTCTTCCCAATAAGCACGTTGATACTGGTATGGGATACGAGCGATTAGTGTCTGTCCTACAAAAGAAGTATTCAAACTACGATACAGATGTTTTCACGCCGCTTTTCGATGCTATTCGCGAAATTACTGGAGTTCGCCCATACTCTGGGAAATTTGGCGAAGAGGACCTCGATGGGATTGATACGGCTTACCGAGTAGTCGCTGATCATGTCAGGACCCTGACTTTTGCGATTTCGGACGGAGCCCCCCCGAATAACGAAGGTCGTGGCTATGTTGTTCGGCGTGTGTTGCGACGAGGCGCTCGTTACGCCAGAAAATATTTGAAAGTCGAAATCGGAAATTTCTTCTCCAAGATTGTCCCAACCCTGGTGGATCAGATGGGCGGCATGTTCCcagaaatcaagaagaagcagactgATGTGATGGAAATTTTGGACgaagaagaaatatcttttgCCAAAACGCTCGACCGTGGAGAACGTCAGTTCGAAATTTATGCCCAACAGGCCAAAGATTCCGGCTCTAATAAACTACACGGAGCGGATGTGTGGCGACTTTATGACACCTTTGGGTTCCCCGTGGATCTCACTCAGTTGATGGCCGAAGAACGAGGACTCAGCATTGATAACGTTGAATTTGAAGAGGCGAGATTGAAAGCGAAGGAGGCCAGCAAGGGCCAGGCTAAAGCGGCGTCTGATTTACTGAAACTCTCTGTGCACGATCTCAGTAAACTTGAAAAGGATAAGGTTCCAAAAACAAATGACGACGCAAAATTCGGCAGAGGAAACATATTATCGCAGATTGTTGCCGTCTACCATGACAAGGAGTTTGTCGATTCCACGAGCGGCATCCCAGAAGGTGATCAAATTGGTATAATACTTGATAAGACCAACTTCTATGCCGAGCAAGGTGGTCAAGAGTATGATACTGGGAAAATTATCATTGACGGAAAGGCAGAGTTGGATGTCAGAAACGTTCAAATGTACGGTGGTTATGTCTTTCACACAGGTTTCATTAAGTACGGCAATTTGTCTGTGGGCGACTCCGTTATTTCCGAATACGATGAGCTCCGGCGGTGGCCTATCCGCAACAACCACACTGGCACTCACATTCTTAACTTTGCCCTTCGGGAGGTTCTTGGAAATGGAATTGACCAGAAAGGTTCCCTTGTTGCCGCGGAAAAGCTGCGCTTTGACTTCTCTCACAAATCTGGCGTATCTGACAGCGATCTTGAAAAGATTGAAGAGAAGTGCACGGAATACATTCGGCAAAATTGTGCGGTATATTCCAAAGACGTTCCTCTCTCTGTCGCTCGTGAGATTACTGGAGTACGTGCCGTCTTCGGTGAAACTTATCCGGATCCTGTTCGTGTTGTGTCCGTTGGAGTGGAACTGGAGGAAATTCTCAAGGACGTTAAAGATCCCCGATGGAAAGGAGTCAGTATTGAATTCTGCGGTGGGACGCATGTTCAAAAAACTGGTGACATCAAGGACCTCGTAATCCTCGAGGAAGGTGGTATCGCTAAAGGTATTCGGAGAATCATCGCAGTTACGGGTGAAGATGCCCATGAAGTGCAACGCATCGCAAAGGAATTTGGTGATCGCCTTAATAGATTCGAGAAGATGGAAATTGGACCCAAAAAGGAACAAGAAGCCAAACTTATCCAGGCTGATTTGAATCAACTCTCCATTTCGGCGGTCGAGAAAGCCAGGTTCCGTGAACAGTTCGCCCGGATCCACAAGCAAGTCCTCGAAGCACAAAAGGCTCTGCAAAAGCAAGAGATTAAAGCAGCGCTGGACGCTATCAATTCACACTTTGAAAAACCTGAGAATAAAGATAGCTCCCACCTCATTGTCCGCTTGCCCACCTCTGCCAACGCGAAGGCTATCAGCGAGTCTATCAACCATGCCAAGTCAAAGCTGAAGGACAAATCGATCTATGTCTTTGCCGCGGATGCCGAGCAGGGACGCGTTGCTCATGGATGCTACGTTTCATCGGTAAGATTAACTTAGCGACAGGTTCCCATCTATGCGTGTGATTATAACTATCTGACTGACTATGTATTTAGTCCCTAAGTGCCCAAGGTGCTTCCGCGAGCAATTGGTCCGGCGTTGTCTCTGGCATCGTCGGTGGAAAGGCTGGTGGCAAAGCGCCCACATCTATCGGCAATGGCACAGAGGTTGATAGGGTCGACGAAGCAATCGAAGCTGCTACTAAGTACCTGGAACAGTTTCAACTGTGATTTATGTTCTTTTAAATGTTTGCCTTGGTTTTACGCCTTCATTCAGTCTTCCGTTTCCGAGTCAGCATCGGATATACATTCCCTTTTTAGCTAATCTGGATGGTGTTGTTTGGGCGGTTTCCTCTGCGAGTGCGTTGTTGGAGGATCAATAGAGTAAGGGATTTTTTTGGTCAAATAACTGGAAGAGAATCTTCCTATAAAGTACATCAAGTCTCTCAATCTACGCTTGTATTCTGCTTTCATGTTCTAATTACATAGAAGACCTTGTAATATCGAGCCGTCCATGCAGCAACAGGACTTTGTCGCGGACCATTTTGGCCGATTAGGGCCGAATACATTTCAGATAATGCGGAACCAGTCACCGGATGGCCTCTCGTAAGGGCGTGCTTCTCTTGAATTCGAAATGATCTTGCGTTCATAAAGATCTGGTTCACATTTCCCCACACTGCGCAATGACAACATCCTGATTTGGCTTGTCTCGTGTCGTTCTAGTGTTTTCTACCATTTTCACAATCTCCATTCCCTCAATAACCCGACCAAACACAACGTGCTTGTTATTCAAGAACGGAGTTGCAACTGTAGTGATAAAAAATTGGCAGCCATTCGTATTTGGCCCAGAGTTCTTCCGGATGACAGCACCAATGTCAGAAGTTCCAAGTTTATAGGGATgagagggaagaagaagaagcataCCGCCATGCTAAGTAATCCCGGCCTATCATGGGTTAAATTGAAATTTTCATCCGGAAACGTAGCAGTGCCGTAAATGCATATTCTGCCCGTCCCGTCGCCGTTCAAAAAGTCTCCGCCTTGAATCATAAAGTCTTTAATCTATTTCAGTCGATCAGCGTTCGACCGCAGCCACCGAAAATCATCGGAAGAGCATAATCTGAAAATACCCACCACGCGGTGGAATTTGCTCCCTTTGTAGCCCTGAGGTCTTCCGCGGGCGTCTTTGCTTTCGCCCGTGCAAAACTGGCGGAAATTTTCCGCCGTTCGTGGGGTGACATTTGCGAACAGTTCCATTTTGATACGCCCCAGGGGTTCACCTGTGGTTAAGGGGCAACACTCAAAGATGCATTGATTAGCATAATTGGGGTATAAAATATGGCCATTTCAACAGTTCTTCTGACCACTCATTTTCAGGCATTTGGACCAAATGTTCGGGACTCCGTATTCGGACTAATAGCACCTCCCGACGGGGAAACTCGTTCGGAATGGCTTACCTCCTAGGGATAGGTCAAAAAATACAATCGGGTTAGGGCCATTCTGAGGAGGGGTAGC
This window harbors:
- a CDS encoding uncharacterized protein (EggNog:ENOG410PPNU~COG:S~BUSCO:13466at33183); protein product: MADSASNPSSPRGKRKLNADVEPSSGATDAQSKKPRVIGPIMPPAHMVPQADSEDENNSSSSSSSSDDDDDGYGPTLPPAKGDSVAQGENDMSDESDSVGPSAPPASEPTKRDDWMLRPPDQLDFSSRVDPTKLRSRKFNTGRAANAPTGKAVASTWTETAEEKRKRLENEVMGIQAPAPSGESKPQAEDPSRKISEQVKEYNEKIRNKSLYSKHQTKASDIEKDDPSARPFDKEKDIRGPTRINHAQRRELLNKSSSNISSRFSGGKFL
- the CYP3 gene encoding Peptidyl-prolyl cis-trans isomerase H (EggNog:ENOG410PN4Y~COG:O~BUSCO:13990at33183) is translated as MAQRATATPPQNGPNPIVFFDLSLGGEPLGRIKMELFANVTPRTAENFRQFCTGESKDARGRPQGYKGSKFHRVIKDFMIQGGDFLNGDGTGRICIYGTATFPDENFNLTHDRPGLLSMANSGPNTNGCQFFITTVATPFLNNKHVVFGRVIEGMEIVKMVENTRTTRDKPNQDVVIAQCGEM
- the ALA1 gene encoding Alanine--tRNA ligase (BUSCO:50835at4751~EggNog:ENOG410PHII~COG:J~BUSCO:1128at33183), coding for MASSTSNPSQNEVEWPAIKVRDTFLDFFKKNGHTFVPSSSVVPLSDPTLLFANAGMNQYKSIFLGTVDPNSDFAQLKRAHNSQKCIRAGGKHNDLDDVGKDSYHHTFFEMLGNWSFGDYFKKEAIEYSWELLTKVYGLEPDRLYVTYFEGNKDAGIEPDLETKDLWLSVGVKEDHILSGNMKDNFWEMGDQGPCGPCSEVHYDRIGGRNAAHLVNMDDPNVLEIWNNVFIQYNRESESILRPLPNKHVDTGMGYERLVSVLQKKYSNYDTDVFTPLFDAIREITGVRPYSGKFGEEDLDGIDTAYRVVADHVRTLTFAISDGAPPNNEGRGYVVRRVLRRGARYARKYLKVEIGNFFSKIVPTLVDQMGGMFPEIKKKQTDVMEILDEEEISFAKTLDRGERQFEIYAQQAKDSGSNKLHGADVWRLYDTFGFPVDLTQLMAEERGLSIDNVEFEEARLKAKEASKGQAKAASDLLKLSVHDLSKLEKDKVPKTNDDAKFGRGNILSQIVAVYHDKEFVDSTSGIPEGDQIGIILDKTNFYAEQGGQEYDTGKIIIDGKAELDVRNVQMYGGYVFHTGFIKYGNLSVGDSVISEYDELRRWPIRNNHTGTHILNFALREVLGNGIDQKGSLVAAEKLRFDFSHKSGVSDSDLEKIEEKCTEYIRQNCAVYSKDVPLSVAREITGVRAVFGETYPDPVRVVSVGVELEEILKDVKDPRWKGVSIEFCGGTHVQKTGDIKDLVILEEGGIAKGIRRIIAVTGEDAHEVQRIAKEFGDRLNRFEKMEIGPKKEQEAKLIQADLNQLSISAVEKARFREQFARIHKQVLEAQKALQKQEIKAALDAINSHFEKPENKDSSHLIVRLPTSANAKAISESINHAKSKLKDKSIYVFAADAEQGRVAHGCYVSSSLSAQGASASNWSGVVSGIVGGKAGGKAPTSIGNGTEVDRVDEAIEAATKYLEQFQL
- a CDS encoding uncharacterized protein (EggNog:ENOG410PSUU); amino-acid sequence: MAAVGRAELHGQKRRADDELEGEQPLTKRFGRLRIGRVLGAPDAAGHVATPAAHPAALPTARRACKFNEDGMQIDDTKTRVYINDLESEIAEIEAEEKDHAIEFLPEIEKKLMAIPKSVLNPKPDNELVLYRIPRSLSIPEEEDRVRSVIADARGRAREKSLADAKEAEEEEETNSSGLDDTCIHATPWRNIHTNEPDDPLYDAMEID